DNA sequence from the Deinococcus humi genome:
ATTGCTAACGGGGGTGGTCTGTTCCTTTTTAGGTGCCATGATGCAACCTCCTGGGTTGGGGTGTCCGCCCGGTTGGAGGCGGACAGTGCTTAGCGATCAGTGACGGTTGCCAGATCAACGCGGCCCACGGCCAGCGCTTTGTTGTGGCGCAGGGCCAGGTCATGCCGGGTCCGGGCACGGAACAGCGTCTGATCGGTGGAGAAGGCGTTGACGAGGGTGGTGCCGTTGAAGTAGCTGCCTTCAGTGGAGGTGTCCAGCGCCAGCGCCAGCGCTTCCCCGATCAGCACCTCGCTCCAGTCACCGAAGTACAGTTCCGTCCCTGCCGTTCCGCCTGCGGTGGTCAGGTTGCTGGGAATCTGGTTGCTGATCTTGTACGGCACGCCCAGCAGGCGTCCGGCGTCCATTTCCTCGCGATAGATGTATTCGCCCGTGGTGGACAGCACGTTGTAGAACCGGCTTTCCACGTCACTGTTGAAAATCCAGCCCATGCGACGCATCGGGATGTTCGCACCACGGATCAGCGCCCGCAGGCCGCCCAGCGCAGCCGTCAGGGTGGCGTAGGTGACCTTGTTGCCTGCCGCCACCTGATTCAGGATGCCGGTGGGCGTGTTGGAGGTGCCGTCACCGCGCAGGAAAGCCAGGTCCTCGCGCAGGCTCAGGCCCATCCCGATATCGTCAACGATCATCTGGTTGACGCGGCCCGTGGTGTCATGCAGCAGCTCGTTCGAGGCGGGCACGATCACGGCCAGCTTCTTGGCGTTCAGTTGCACAATGTCCGTGGTGGGCTGCTGCACGGGCAGGTTGTTCAACTCACCCGCGTAGGCACCGCTCACGCCACCGTTCTGGCGGTGAATGGTGAGGTTGCCGTTGGGCATCGGGATCACCTGTGCGCCCGAACCGCGCACGGCGGCCATCGGGTACAGCAGTTCGATCATGTCAGCGGCGTACTGGGTTTCCACCAGATTCCCGCCGTCCCCAGCCACGCCCGTGCTGAGCGAACGGGTGACAGCATCAGCAGTGGCCTTGTCGCCATACGTCTGCTCAATGAAGTCAGCGGCGCGGATGTTGCCACCACTGCGGGCGGCCACGGCCAAACCACGCGCAGCATTGCCGATGCGCTGAATGACATGGTGCTGACGCTCTTCCTTGCTCATTGGCACGCTACGAATGCCAGCGCCGGGGGTGGTGTCGCCTCCATAAATCGGGGGGCGGCGGTTGGCAGCTTCAGCAGCACCGCGCTGGGTTTCGGCCTCGGTTTCTGCCGCTTCCTTCTCGGCCTTCAGGCGGGCAATCTCGGCCTGATCGGCAGCGCGGGCGGTGGTCAGCTCTTCGCTGAAGGTTTCACGAATCTGCTTCAGCTCTTCGGGGGTCAGTGGCATGGGGTGTCCTCCTGTGGACAGACGAAAGCCGCCCACTGAGGGGCGGCAGGGCAAGAATGTGGGTGTCGGGGGAGTTGCCAAATGCCTCAGCGGCAGGGGCTAGCCTGCTGGAGGGCGGGGGCTTGTCTGAGCCACGCTTCGCAAAGCCTGTCGAACATCATCCAGAGTGGGGCCGACTTCCGCTGGCTGTTCCGGCGGAGTTTCGGCGGGCATCGGAACGATTGCGGGCGGTTCTGGCACGTTTCGGGCGGTTCTGGCCTCTTTGGCATCCAATTCGGCCACAACACGGGCCGAAACAGCCTGAATGTCAGCTTCCGACAGGCGAAACATCACGCTATCCGCCTGACGTTCAGTGGCAACCTCGCCCACAGCCTGCCACTGGGGCAGCACCTCTACAGCTTCGCCGCCCAGACTGACGTTGCCGGACTCATCGACGCTGTATTCCTTGCGGAAATATCGGCGGCTCTCATAGTCCACGTACACGCAAAAATCGTCATAAATGGCGATGAGTTGGCAGCGCCAGTCGCTCATCTCATTGATGGCGGCATACAGGCGGCTGGAGAGGGTCTGGTGTTCCAGCACGCCCGCCGCTCGCGTCTCATCACTGCGGGCATCCAGGGCACGCCCCACCTCTTCCGCCGTGATGATCTCTTCCGCGCCATGCAGCTTGACGCCCTTAGCGCGGGCCTGGAACAGGCTGGGCTTGTTGCTGGGCAAGGTCACCACGCTCAGTTCATCCATCGCATCGGCCTGGATGCTGATGTGATCGGCGGCCCGCTCCTGCTTGTACTCGTCAAAGCGCACGGAGAAAGCCCGCAGAACCCCGCTCCGCACAAGGGCGGTAATGCTGGCCCCAGCAGGCGTCCGGGCGTCCGGGTGAATCTCCGCTTCGGCCCATAGTTGACTGCCCCGGTATTCCACACTCGTGACCGTACCAATGGGATTATCGGTATCATGGTTGAAGAGGAGCACTGGGTTGGTTTTGAAGCCGTCCAAGGCGCGTTGAGAGAACTTGATGCGCGTGCCAAAGCTGTCCGTCACACTTGAGTCATTCGCCACGCCCGCGATCTTCACCGCGCCGTCCGTGGCGTCCTGCACCGTGCGAACCTGGGCCACCAGATACTGGCCGGGCTTCAGGCTCGGGTCTGTCGTTCTGTTCGTCATGGTTCACCTCGGGAAGGGGCGGCAGCATGGCGTTACGCCCATGCCTGGGCTTGATGGTGGCTCGGGGATCAGGTGGGGACATAGAGGGCCTTTGCTTCCGCCTTGAGGGCTTCGTAGGCCAGCGCCAAATCCCCGCCACTGGCCGTCAACGCCGCCCGACGATGCTGCATGGCGCGGGCCGCCACATCACTCCCCAGCGCCTCCCACCGCTCCTGGGCGGTACGGGCCGCCGCTTGTGGGTCCGGGGCGTTCTTGAGCAGGCGGTATTCCTCTGCCCACATCTGGCGATACCGGGCAGGTGATGGTGGCTCGTCAGGGGGTTGATCCTCTGGCGGCGGCTCAGCGTCCTGGGGCTTCAGATCATGCCGGATGTTCAAGCTGCCGGGAACCATCCAGACGTTCGGCTGCCCGTCCGGTTCATACCCACGGGCGGCGCGGTATTCCTCGCGGCTGATCGCCCCGGTTTTGAGTTCATCAAGCTGCCGTTTTTCCAGCGCAGCCAAGTCCTCTTCCACTGGGCTTTCAATGCGGACGCGGACGCCGGGAAAGCGG
Encoded proteins:
- a CDS encoding phage major capsid protein, encoding MPLTPEELKQIRETFSEELTTARAADQAEIARLKAEKEAAETEAETQRGAAEAANRRPPIYGGDTTPGAGIRSVPMSKEERQHHVIQRIGNAARGLAVAARSGGNIRAADFIEQTYGDKATADAVTRSLSTGVAGDGGNLVETQYAADMIELLYPMAAVRGSGAQVIPMPNGNLTIHRQNGGVSGAYAGELNNLPVQQPTTDIVQLNAKKLAVIVPASNELLHDTTGRVNQMIVDDIGMGLSLREDLAFLRGDGTSNTPTGILNQVAAGNKVTYATLTAALGGLRALIRGANIPMRRMGWIFNSDVESRFYNVLSTTGEYIYREEMDAGRLLGVPYKISNQIPSNLTTAGGTAGTELYFGDWSEVLIGEALALALDTSTEGSYFNGTTLVNAFSTDQTLFRARTRHDLALRHNKALAVGRVDLATVTDR
- a CDS encoding HK97 family phage prohead protease — translated: MTNRTTDPSLKPGQYLVAQVRTVQDATDGAVKIAGVANDSSVTDSFGTRIKFSQRALDGFKTNPVLLFNHDTDNPIGTVTSVEYRGSQLWAEAEIHPDARTPAGASITALVRSGVLRAFSVRFDEYKQERAADHISIQADAMDELSVVTLPSNKPSLFQARAKGVKLHGAEEIITAEEVGRALDARSDETRAAGVLEHQTLSSRLYAAINEMSDWRCQLIAIYDDFCVYVDYESRRYFRKEYSVDESGNVSLGGEAVEVLPQWQAVGEVATERQADSVMFRLSEADIQAVSARVVAELDAKEARTARNVPEPPAIVPMPAETPPEQPAEVGPTLDDVRQALRSVAQTSPRPPAG